From one Amycolatopsis sp. FDAARGOS 1241 genomic stretch:
- a CDS encoding ABC transporter permease, giving the protein MSAPPLSPAASSTSLEASAVAPAANRRGVRRLLDPGVLVLIVVLLGVWAIVSRFTPAYAVPTIPSVLKELGAILSTPDSLLGLGTTLARVLIGLASSFAAGAVLGVLMGVNDLVSRFCLPLVRFVQGIPSLSWVIIAVIWFADVEIRVWFVMVLVTLPGFAMQVHDSYRAIPADLRDMACSFRPTRWALFREITLPAITPGILTAWKVNLGLGIRMVLIAELVGATIGVGAELLTAQQLFDMASVISWTLLLAVCMLVLQGVIELIENRVLRYRPAVGERGQAKPILASGKD; this is encoded by the coding sequence ATGTCCGCTCCCCCCTTGTCCCCAGCCGCGTCCTCGACCTCACTGGAAGCCTCCGCGGTCGCGCCGGCCGCGAACCGGCGCGGCGTGCGCCGGCTGCTCGATCCCGGCGTGCTCGTGCTGATCGTGGTGCTGCTCGGCGTGTGGGCGATCGTGTCCCGGTTCACCCCGGCCTACGCCGTGCCCACGATCCCGAGCGTGCTCAAGGAACTCGGCGCGATTCTCAGCACCCCGGATTCCTTGCTGGGCCTGGGCACGACGCTCGCGCGTGTCCTCATCGGACTCGCGAGCTCGTTCGCGGCCGGCGCCGTGCTCGGCGTGCTGATGGGCGTGAACGACCTGGTGTCGCGGTTCTGCCTGCCGTTGGTGCGGTTCGTGCAGGGCATCCCTTCGCTGTCCTGGGTGATCATCGCGGTCATCTGGTTCGCCGACGTGGAGATCCGCGTCTGGTTCGTGATGGTGCTGGTGACCCTGCCCGGGTTCGCAATGCAGGTCCACGACTCCTACCGCGCGATCCCGGCGGACCTGCGGGACATGGCCTGCTCCTTCCGCCCGACCCGGTGGGCGCTGTTCCGGGAGATCACGCTGCCCGCGATCACCCCGGGGATCCTCACCGCGTGGAAGGTGAACCTCGGCCTCGGGATCCGCATGGTGCTCATCGCCGAACTGGTCGGCGCGACCATCGGCGTCGGCGCGGAACTGCTGACGGCGCAACAGCTCTTCGACATGGCCTCGGTGATCTCGTGGACTCTGCTGCTGGCGGTCTGCATGCTCGTGCTGCAAGGCGTGATCGAGCTGATCGAGAACCGGGTGCTGCGCTACCGGCCCGCGGTGGGCGAGCGCGGGCAGGCCAAGCCCATCCTCGCGTCCGGAAAGGACTGA
- a CDS encoding pyridoxamine 5'-phosphate oxidase family protein, producing MSSQPAVDSTAPHTSLCRPFSSPGAGPTPWEATEGALRRIQKFQLCTVRRDGRPHVTPVLAIWAFGAMWFPTGDSEQKARNLSVNPRCALTTGTDTLTGVDHIVEGTASLVTDEATRNAVATAFEQAYGWHLTREDGTWYQLGDAVRTGNVQLYRVQPDKGFAFAIGSESSQTRYQWS from the coding sequence ATGTCCAGTCAGCCGGCCGTCGATTCGACCGCGCCGCACACCAGCCTCTGTCGCCCGTTCTCCTCGCCGGGCGCCGGCCCGACGCCGTGGGAAGCGACGGAGGGGGCACTGCGCCGGATCCAGAAGTTCCAGCTGTGCACGGTGCGCCGGGACGGGCGCCCCCACGTGACGCCGGTGCTGGCGATCTGGGCCTTCGGCGCGATGTGGTTCCCCACCGGAGACAGCGAGCAGAAAGCCAGGAACCTCAGCGTCAACCCCCGCTGCGCGCTGACCACCGGAACCGACACCCTGACCGGCGTGGACCACATCGTCGAAGGCACTGCGAGCCTGGTCACCGACGAAGCCACCAGGAACGCCGTGGCGACCGCGTTCGAACAAGCCTACGGCTGGCACCTCACCCGCGAGGACGGAACCTGGTACCAACTCGGCGACGCCGTGCGGACCGGCAACGTTCAGCTCTACCGGGTCCAGCCGGACAAGGGGTTCGCCTTCGCCATCGGCAGCGAGTCGTCCCAGACCCGCTACCAGTGGAGCTGA
- a CDS encoding xanthine dehydrogenase family protein molybdopterin-binding subunit has protein sequence MTDHRWVSKPGRIREDRRFVRGAGRYVADITPPGTLHIGLVTSPHPHARITGIDASEALALEGVVTVLTGAELAKETDPLRQYLDLEGVDWRPLAVEQTRYAGEWIAAVVATSRAVAEDGADLVVVDYDQLPAVMDPERAIEPGSPLVHPDQGTNVMAHREFTWGAVAEAFEHADHTVRTRVRWNRNSTVPLETFGVVASWDADRDLLDVWASIQMPQFPDQLASALRIPGNQVRVHFDVDVGGSYGVKRGIKHAVLAGHLSRLLHRPVKFIEDRAENMHGGDFHGPDRSFDVELAFTGAGEFTGIRIAVIDDEGAYPGRSPLQLAKPIGAIVGPYRIPVAAYTATAVTTNKTGQVAVRGFGQAPTNYAIESAVDAAARVLGMDRFELRRRNFIRPEQFPYRIPSGTEYDSGDYPAVLDKAIALADLPGLVRRRDAIRAEGKLAGIGLATCLEPGGGNAIFENIMHPGNDKTTFPEACRLRVDGAGAVTAVVSLSSAGQSHDTMVATLVGEELGRDPATIAVIRADSLTGMPSQSPVGSRMTIVLGAAIRGAADELKAALRRIAAHNLDVAETELDYDGGDFTVRADPSRRLGWHELVAIAHRKQHLMPQGMQPGLEVVHVAHTPRSGTLTSPDGRVQLYPCYSFETHVVLAVLDPGTGHVDLDAYYLAHDCGTVINPDVVRGMVYGGTAHGIGVALYEQFAFSEEGQPLTQSFMDYLLPSTHEVPHIVDTEHCTPSPYTTLGQKGAGEAGYMGAPAAVASAVNDALAPTGAPPITSLPIKPSDVWHALHDSLETP, from the coding sequence ATGACTGATCACCGGTGGGTCTCGAAACCCGGCCGCATCCGCGAGGACCGCCGGTTCGTGCGCGGTGCCGGCCGCTACGTCGCCGACATCACCCCGCCCGGCACCCTCCACATCGGACTGGTCACCAGCCCGCACCCGCACGCGCGGATCACCGGCATCGACGCGAGCGAGGCCCTCGCGCTCGAGGGCGTGGTCACCGTGCTGACCGGGGCGGAGCTGGCCAAGGAGACCGATCCGCTGCGCCAGTACCTCGACCTGGAGGGCGTGGACTGGCGGCCGCTCGCCGTGGAGCAGACGCGGTACGCGGGGGAGTGGATCGCCGCGGTCGTCGCCACCTCGCGTGCCGTCGCGGAGGACGGCGCCGACCTCGTGGTGGTCGACTACGACCAGCTGCCCGCCGTCATGGACCCCGAGCGGGCGATCGAGCCGGGCTCGCCGCTGGTGCACCCGGACCAGGGCACGAACGTGATGGCCCACCGCGAGTTCACGTGGGGTGCGGTCGCCGAGGCGTTCGAGCACGCCGACCACACCGTGCGCACCCGGGTCCGGTGGAACCGCAACTCCACCGTTCCGCTCGAGACCTTCGGGGTGGTTGCGAGCTGGGACGCCGACCGCGACCTGCTCGACGTGTGGGCCTCCATCCAGATGCCGCAGTTCCCCGACCAGCTCGCCTCGGCCCTGCGGATCCCCGGCAACCAAGTGCGCGTGCACTTCGACGTGGACGTCGGCGGCAGCTACGGCGTGAAGCGCGGCATCAAGCACGCGGTGCTCGCCGGGCACCTGTCGCGGCTGCTGCACCGGCCGGTGAAGTTCATCGAGGACCGCGCCGAGAACATGCACGGCGGAGACTTCCACGGCCCGGACCGGAGCTTCGACGTGGAGCTGGCGTTCACCGGTGCCGGTGAGTTCACCGGCATCCGGATCGCGGTGATCGACGACGAGGGCGCCTACCCCGGCCGCTCGCCGCTGCAGCTGGCCAAGCCGATCGGCGCGATCGTCGGCCCGTACCGCATCCCGGTCGCCGCCTACACGGCGACCGCCGTCACCACCAACAAGACCGGCCAGGTCGCAGTCCGCGGCTTCGGGCAGGCGCCGACGAACTACGCCATCGAGTCCGCCGTGGACGCGGCCGCCCGCGTGCTCGGGATGGATCGCTTCGAGCTCCGGCGGCGCAACTTCATCCGGCCCGAGCAATTCCCGTACCGGATCCCGAGCGGCACCGAGTACGACTCCGGCGACTACCCGGCGGTGCTGGACAAGGCGATCGCCCTGGCCGACCTGCCGGGGCTGGTGCGCCGCCGCGACGCGATCCGCGCCGAGGGCAAGCTGGCGGGGATCGGGCTCGCGACCTGCCTGGAACCCGGTGGCGGCAACGCGATCTTCGAGAACATCATGCACCCGGGCAACGACAAGACCACGTTCCCGGAGGCCTGCCGGCTGCGGGTCGACGGCGCGGGCGCGGTCACCGCCGTGGTGTCCCTGTCCTCGGCGGGGCAGAGCCACGACACGATGGTCGCCACGCTGGTGGGGGAGGAGCTGGGCCGCGACCCGGCGACGATCGCGGTGATCCGGGCGGACTCGCTGACCGGCATGCCGTCGCAGAGCCCGGTCGGCAGCCGGATGACCATCGTGCTGGGCGCGGCGATCCGCGGGGCGGCCGACGAGCTGAAGGCCGCGCTTCGCCGCATCGCCGCGCACAACCTCGACGTGGCCGAGACCGAGCTGGACTACGACGGCGGTGACTTCACCGTGCGCGCCGACCCGTCCCGGCGGCTCGGCTGGCACGAACTCGTCGCCATCGCCCACCGCAAGCAACACCTCATGCCCCAGGGAATGCAGCCGGGCCTCGAGGTCGTGCACGTCGCGCACACGCCCCGCTCGGGCACGCTCACCTCGCCGGACGGGCGCGTGCAGCTCTACCCGTGCTACTCGTTCGAGACCCACGTGGTGCTCGCCGTGCTCGACCCCGGCACCGGCCACGTCGACCTCGACGCGTACTACCTGGCCCACGACTGCGGCACGGTGATCAACCCCGACGTGGTGCGCGGCATGGTCTACGGCGGCACCGCGCACGGCATCGGCGTCGCGTTGTACGAGCAGTTCGCCTTCAGCGAGGAGGGCCAGCCGCTCACCCAGTCCTTCATGGACTACCTGCTGCCCAGCACGCACGAGGTGCCGCACATCGTGGACACCGAGCACTGCACGCCCTCGCCGTACACCACGCTCGGGCAGAAGGGCGCGGGCGAGGCGGGCTACATGGGCGCACCCGCCGCCGTGGCGAGCGCGGTCAACGACGCTCTCGCCCCGACCGGCGCGCCACCGATCACGTCCCTGCCGATCAAGCCCAGCGATGTGTGGCACGCGCTGCACGATTCTTTGGAGACCCCATGA
- a CDS encoding IclR family transcriptional regulator, with amino-acid sequence MEQRSNSDPGSAQLDRGLDIIEFLVGAGSPQGLTAIAERVGGPKATVHRLLATLQHRGYVTQDQRSSLYSAGVRCFELGSLWAKNLDLRATASPYLKALNEATGETIHLGVYEHGDVVYVEKLDSLHPIIAVSHVGRRCPATCVATGRALLAYQSEAEITEVLSGPLPQYTAKSPTDPAALRALLNQVRVDGYATNRGSYREGVGGLASPIRDHTGQVIASVGVCLPEQRFGDDRFELLRSATVEAAVGVSAALGGPAVLVTGRGATQN; translated from the coding sequence ATGGAACAGCGGTCCAACTCCGATCCGGGCAGTGCTCAGCTCGATCGGGGTCTCGACATCATCGAGTTCCTCGTGGGTGCGGGCAGCCCGCAAGGCCTCACGGCCATCGCCGAGCGGGTGGGCGGGCCGAAGGCCACGGTGCACCGGCTGCTGGCCACGTTGCAGCACCGCGGTTACGTGACGCAGGACCAGCGCAGTTCGCTCTACTCGGCGGGCGTGCGCTGTTTCGAGCTCGGCAGCCTGTGGGCGAAGAACCTCGACCTGCGAGCCACCGCGAGCCCGTACCTCAAGGCGCTCAACGAGGCCACGGGAGAGACCATCCACCTCGGCGTCTACGAACACGGCGACGTGGTCTACGTCGAGAAGCTCGACAGCCTGCACCCGATCATCGCCGTGTCGCACGTCGGCAGGCGCTGCCCGGCGACGTGCGTCGCCACGGGGCGTGCGTTGCTGGCGTACCAGAGCGAGGCCGAGATCACCGAGGTGCTCAGTGGCCCGCTGCCGCAGTACACCGCCAAGTCCCCGACCGATCCCGCGGCGTTGCGCGCCCTGCTGAACCAGGTGCGCGTCGACGGCTACGCCACCAACCGGGGCAGCTACCGCGAAGGGGTCGGCGGGCTCGCCTCGCCCATCCGTGACCACACCGGCCAGGTCATCGCCTCGGTCGGGGTGTGCCTGCCCGAGCAGCGCTTCGGCGACGACCGGTTCGAGTTGCTGCGCTCGGCGACCGTCGAGGCCGCGGTCGGCGTCTCCGCCGCGCTGGGCGGGCCGGCCGTGCTGGTCACCGGCCGAGGGGCCACCCAGAACTGA
- a CDS encoding SRPBCC family protein, with product MKLENTFEVPLPIDETWRLLQDLRKVAPCLPGAHLDDVVEGEYRGGLSTKIGPITAKYRGNARFLERDELDHRAVIQARGREERGSGTAAATITATLRATGSGTRVDLVTDMAISGRAAQFGRSLIAEVSATLIAEFAGRLKGLITGAGAPEPAQLDVARTVVVPLGRKALVPGIAGVVAGVLGWLLGRRAARSG from the coding sequence ATGAAGCTGGAGAACACCTTCGAGGTCCCCCTGCCGATCGACGAGACGTGGCGGCTGCTGCAGGATCTGCGGAAAGTCGCGCCGTGCCTGCCGGGCGCGCACCTCGACGACGTCGTGGAGGGTGAATACCGGGGCGGGCTGTCCACGAAGATCGGGCCCATCACGGCGAAGTACCGCGGCAACGCCCGGTTCCTGGAGCGCGACGAGCTGGACCACCGCGCGGTGATCCAGGCGCGGGGCCGGGAAGAACGCGGCAGCGGGACCGCGGCTGCGACCATCACCGCGACGTTGCGGGCAACGGGCTCGGGCACGCGCGTCGACCTGGTGACGGACATGGCGATCAGCGGCCGGGCGGCCCAATTCGGCCGCAGCCTGATCGCGGAGGTGAGCGCGACGCTCATCGCGGAGTTCGCCGGCCGGTTGAAAGGTCTGATCACCGGTGCCGGGGCACCGGAGCCCGCCCAGCTCGATGTTGCGCGGACGGTGGTGGTTCCGTTGGGGCGCAAGGCCCTCGTGCCGGGCATCGCCGGCGTGGTGGCGGGTGTGCTGGGGTGGCTGCTCGGCCGTCGTGCGGCGCGCTCGGGGTGA
- a CDS encoding xanthine dehydrogenase family protein subunit M, which translates to MKPVDFTLHRPETVAEAVALLAAKADEAKVLAGGQSLVPLLNFRLARPEHVIDIGGLASLTEIRRTPGELVVGAMVRQAQAEHSAAVAAHTPLLAAALPNIAHPPIRNRGTVGGSLAHADAAAELPAVAMALDAKLVAHGPCGIREIAAADFFRTHLTTALAADELLTGIRFPRAAPGSGAAVVEIGRRRGDFALVGVAVQVRRAEGRIADARVCFSGVDEIPHRCRPAEAELIDAAPTATVAARAADAARDDVRPSGDLHATAAYRRDVAGTLLARAVAEAVRRAEGDTDAARTA; encoded by the coding sequence GTGAAGCCGGTCGACTTCACCCTGCACCGCCCCGAGACCGTCGCGGAGGCCGTGGCGCTGCTCGCCGCGAAAGCGGACGAGGCCAAGGTCCTCGCCGGCGGACAGAGCCTGGTGCCGCTGCTGAACTTCCGGCTGGCGCGGCCCGAGCACGTGATCGACATCGGCGGGCTCGCGAGCCTCACCGAGATCCGCCGGACGCCCGGGGAGCTGGTGGTCGGCGCGATGGTGCGCCAGGCGCAGGCGGAGCACTCGGCGGCCGTCGCCGCGCACACCCCGCTGCTGGCGGCCGCGCTGCCGAACATCGCACACCCGCCGATCCGCAACCGCGGCACGGTCGGCGGCAGTCTCGCCCACGCCGATGCGGCCGCCGAGCTGCCCGCAGTGGCCATGGCACTGGACGCGAAGCTGGTGGCACACGGTCCGTGCGGAATCCGCGAGATCGCCGCCGCCGACTTCTTCCGCACCCACCTGACCACGGCGCTGGCTGCGGACGAGCTGCTGACCGGGATCCGGTTCCCTCGCGCGGCACCCGGCAGCGGCGCGGCCGTGGTGGAGATCGGCCGCAGGCGTGGCGACTTCGCCCTCGTCGGTGTCGCCGTCCAGGTTCGCCGCGCCGAGGGCCGCATCGCCGACGCGCGGGTGTGCTTCAGCGGGGTCGACGAGATCCCGCACCGGTGCCGCCCCGCGGAAGCGGAGCTGATCGACGCCGCGCCCACGGCCACGGTCGCCGCCCGCGCGGCGGACGCCGCCCGCGACGACGTCCGGCCCAGCGGCGACTTGCACGCCACGGCCGCGTACCGCCGGGACGTGGCCGGAACCTTGCTCGCCCGGGCGGTCGCCGAGGCCGTCCGGCGAGCGGAAGGAGACACCGATGCTGCACGAACTGCGTGA
- a CDS encoding ABC transporter substrate-binding protein, translating to MRHVSFSLPGKPVSRRAALAGGAAALLTTACGAPQGLHTVNGKQTITVLAFRAPSLGAFLPAVIKAKRFDDAHGLHIDFAYATPDNYNTEFASGHYQVGASAALLSEALRRERQVDVTYLFNLFDYFTAVVTSDPSLHTLTDLRGHSLAAATGTTNHAMFEWFARQGGLDLHDAELINQTTAGLSTMALIGRANAVEIWEPAYSSLVATRPDIRTLDIGLGEWQRRFGTGQIPYLGLAAHSDWAKANPGAVATLYRIYSTAAQWTTANPDAAAAIIAKATPRGKAGPLAKLIEDPSRLRLHLAPAAQLATGIEAVLEAGRETGYLTDTPPANLVYQEL from the coding sequence ATGAGGCACGTTTCCTTCAGCCTGCCCGGAAAACCCGTGAGCAGACGAGCCGCGCTCGCCGGCGGTGCAGCTGCCCTGCTGACCACCGCGTGCGGCGCACCGCAAGGCCTGCACACCGTCAACGGCAAACAGACGATCACCGTGCTGGCATTCCGGGCACCGTCGCTCGGCGCGTTCCTGCCTGCGGTGATCAAGGCGAAGCGCTTCGACGACGCGCACGGCCTGCACATCGACTTCGCCTACGCGACACCGGACAACTACAACACCGAGTTCGCCTCCGGCCACTACCAGGTCGGTGCGAGCGCGGCGCTGCTGTCCGAGGCGCTGCGCCGCGAACGCCAGGTCGACGTGACCTACCTGTTCAACCTGTTCGACTACTTCACCGCCGTCGTGACGTCGGATCCGAGCCTCCACACCCTCACCGACCTGCGCGGGCACAGCCTCGCTGCGGCCACGGGCACCACGAACCACGCGATGTTCGAATGGTTCGCCCGACAGGGCGGCCTCGACCTGCACGACGCCGAGCTGATCAACCAGACCACCGCCGGGCTGTCCACGATGGCCCTGATCGGGCGGGCGAACGCGGTCGAGATCTGGGAACCCGCCTACTCGTCACTGGTCGCCACCAGGCCGGACATCCGCACCCTGGACATCGGTCTCGGCGAGTGGCAGCGCCGGTTCGGCACCGGGCAGATCCCGTACCTGGGGCTGGCCGCGCACAGCGACTGGGCGAAGGCGAACCCCGGCGCGGTCGCCACGCTGTACCGGATCTACTCGACGGCCGCGCAGTGGACCACCGCCAACCCGGACGCGGCCGCGGCGATCATCGCCAAGGCGACGCCCCGCGGCAAGGCCGGGCCGCTGGCCAAGCTCATCGAGGACCCGAGCCGGTTGCGCCTGCACCTCGCACCCGCCGCCCAACTGGCCACCGGCATCGAAGCGGTGCTCGAGGCGGGCCGGGAGACCGGCTACCTCACCGACACGCCGCCCGCGAACCTCGTCTACCAGGAGTTGTGA
- a CDS encoding amidohydrolase family protein encodes MTTIDVHAHLVPAALLADLAAGRTRFPNVRVEPHGESHVVSFVDGPPTRPVSPGLTDLAQRGAWLGEQRIERQLVGGWLDVFGYQLPAAEGADWAEHLTAAIVEQACEDDRLLPLGTVPLQDPARAAAALTAQRAAGVPGVMIATRAGGRELDDPAFTPFWEAADVSGAIVFLHPGFGGASERYTDFGLVNGLARLEDTTVTLARLLYAGIPARYPGVKVIVAHGGAALPYVLGRLTRNHLLHRDSTADPVESFGHLYFDSVLFDPSTVEFLVAKTGAGRVLLGSDYPFPIGDLTPRAVVETANLKPDERSLILGGTAAALLELS; translated from the coding sequence ATGACCACCATCGACGTCCACGCCCATTTGGTGCCGGCCGCGCTGCTGGCCGACCTGGCCGCCGGGCGCACCCGGTTCCCGAACGTCCGGGTCGAACCGCACGGCGAGAGCCACGTCGTGTCCTTCGTGGACGGACCCCCGACCAGGCCCGTGTCACCCGGACTCACCGATCTGGCCCAACGCGGCGCGTGGCTCGGCGAGCAGCGCATCGAGCGCCAGCTCGTCGGCGGCTGGCTCGACGTGTTCGGCTACCAGCTGCCCGCCGCCGAGGGCGCCGACTGGGCGGAGCACCTCACCGCCGCGATCGTCGAGCAGGCCTGCGAGGACGACCGGCTGCTGCCGCTGGGCACCGTGCCGTTGCAGGACCCCGCGCGGGCGGCGGCCGCGCTGACCGCACAGCGCGCGGCGGGCGTGCCCGGTGTCATGATCGCCACGCGGGCCGGCGGCCGCGAACTCGACGATCCGGCGTTCACGCCGTTCTGGGAGGCTGCGGACGTGAGCGGCGCGATCGTGTTCCTGCACCCCGGGTTCGGTGGCGCGAGCGAGCGCTACACCGATTTCGGGCTCGTCAACGGCCTCGCCCGGCTCGAGGACACCACCGTCACGCTGGCTCGTCTGCTCTACGCGGGCATCCCGGCCCGCTACCCGGGGGTGAAGGTCATCGTCGCGCACGGCGGCGCGGCCCTGCCGTACGTGCTCGGCCGGCTCACCCGCAACCACCTGCTGCACCGGGATTCCACGGCGGACCCGGTGGAATCGTTCGGCCACCTGTATTTCGACAGCGTGCTGTTCGATCCGTCCACTGTGGAGTTCCTGGTGGCGAAGACCGGTGCCGGGCGGGTCCTGCTCGGCTCGGACTACCCGTTCCCGATCGGCGATCTCACGCCGCGTGCGGTCGTGGAGACCGCCAACCTGAAGCCGGACGAGCGGTCGCTGATCCTCGGCGGCACCGCGGCGGCCCTGCTGGAACTGTCGTGA
- a CDS encoding (2Fe-2S)-binding protein has product MGSRHEIDLVVNGESRRGVVSARTSLADFLRDELGLTGTHLGCEHGVCGACTVLLDGAPVRSCIVLAAQADDHVVTTIEGAGHGEALSPVQEAFCATHALQCGFCTPGMVLSCQALLDRTPHPSKEEVDEALGGNICRCTGYVQIREAVALAAGRQAEEAVAHD; this is encoded by the coding sequence GTGGGCAGCAGGCATGAGATCGACCTCGTGGTGAACGGCGAGTCGCGCCGCGGCGTCGTCTCGGCGCGCACGAGCCTCGCGGATTTCCTGCGCGACGAGCTGGGCCTGACGGGCACGCACCTGGGCTGCGAGCACGGGGTCTGCGGGGCTTGCACGGTGCTGCTGGACGGCGCGCCCGTGCGTTCGTGCATCGTGCTCGCGGCGCAGGCCGACGACCACGTCGTCACCACCATCGAGGGCGCGGGCCACGGCGAAGCGCTGAGCCCGGTGCAGGAGGCGTTCTGCGCCACGCACGCGCTGCAGTGCGGGTTCTGCACCCCCGGGATGGTGCTCTCGTGCCAGGCCCTGCTGGACCGCACCCCGCACCCCAGCAAGGAGGAGGTGGACGAGGCGCTGGGCGGCAACATCTGCCGCTGCACCGGGTACGTGCAGATCCGCGAGGCCGTCGCGCTCGCCGCGGGCCGCCAGGCCGAGGAGGCGGTCGCGCATGACTGA
- a CDS encoding ABC transporter ATP-binding protein, whose protein sequence is MTTQLEKPVVIEFDHVDKVFPGHHAMHDLSFTIREGEIVAIVGVTGCGKSTTFGLTLGLTEATGGSVRVFEHDPFADFGWFRGRMAVVFQDPRLLPWRTVLHNVCAGMKFAGVPKQEWDSRARDWLRRLGLEGKEDGYPHTLSGGQRQRVALARAFAVAPEIILCDESFSALDEVTAVALRQEFVDLVRDNGKTGVVITHSITEALTIGDRVLVLRPPGHLCDDITLPADPTPEELAELRTRVLDQMTPQVGGTQE, encoded by the coding sequence ATGACCACCCAGCTCGAGAAGCCCGTCGTCATCGAGTTCGACCACGTGGACAAGGTGTTCCCCGGCCACCACGCGATGCACGACCTGAGCTTCACCATCCGCGAGGGCGAGATCGTCGCGATCGTCGGCGTGACCGGCTGCGGCAAGTCGACCACGTTCGGCCTCACCCTCGGCCTCACCGAAGCGACCGGCGGCTCCGTGCGGGTGTTCGAGCACGACCCGTTCGCCGACTTCGGCTGGTTCCGCGGCCGGATGGCCGTGGTGTTCCAGGACCCGCGGCTGCTGCCCTGGCGCACCGTGCTGCACAACGTCTGCGCGGGCATGAAGTTCGCCGGTGTGCCGAAGCAGGAATGGGACTCGCGGGCCAGGGACTGGCTGCGCAGGCTCGGCCTCGAAGGGAAGGAAGACGGCTACCCGCACACGCTCTCGGGCGGGCAGCGCCAGCGCGTCGCGCTCGCCCGCGCGTTCGCCGTGGCCCCCGAGATCATCCTGTGCGACGAGTCGTTCTCGGCGCTCGACGAGGTGACGGCGGTCGCCCTGCGCCAGGAGTTCGTGGACCTGGTGCGCGACAACGGCAAGACCGGCGTGGTGATCACCCACTCCATCACCGAGGCGCTGACCATCGGCGACCGCGTGCTGGTGCTGCGCCCGCCCGGGCACCTGTGCGACGACATCACGCTGCCCGCCGACCCGACGCCCGAGGAGCTGGCGGAGCTGCGCACGCGGGTGCTCGACCAGATGACCCCGCAGGTGGGAGGAACGCAGGAGTGA
- a CDS encoding NIPSNAP family protein, whose product MLHELREYVAAPGRAAALHARFAEHTLPLFAKHGLEVVGFWTDATDDGRLVYLLRFADAEAKSAAWAAFQADPEWKRVKAESEAGGPIVAEMHSTTLAAVPYWPAGTGSREQS is encoded by the coding sequence ATGCTGCACGAACTGCGTGAGTACGTGGCCGCGCCGGGCCGCGCCGCCGCGCTGCACGCCCGGTTCGCCGAGCACACCTTGCCGTTGTTCGCCAAGCACGGCCTCGAGGTCGTGGGTTTCTGGACCGACGCTACGGACGACGGCCGGCTCGTCTACCTGCTCCGGTTCGCCGACGCGGAAGCGAAGTCCGCGGCGTGGGCGGCGTTCCAGGCCGATCCGGAATGGAAACGGGTGAAAGCCGAATCGGAGGCCGGGGGCCCGATCGTCGCCGAGATGCACAGCACCACGCTGGCCGCGGTGCCCTACTGGCCCGCGGGCACGGGATCGCGGGAGCAGTCATGA
- a CDS encoding alpha/beta fold hydrolase translates to MIDGFGTRTTGGTPALTYLDSGGAARAGVLLLHSLGTDHRLWTACAQALAAEHRVLVPDTRGHGGSAWAAPLSVGDWVSDVERVRADAGLNQVTLVGLSMGGVQAIGYAARHPERVTALVIADSFAELDPEPARVKASGLASRVGDMAALAEFYVSSTFTVDPLPDTAESVRSAIAGMRPAAYAASAETCFGARLDHVLAGITAPALVLWGERDAKTPRELSDRIAERIPKARFAVVPDAGHLSVLENPREFTRLTRGFLAEVGEGGGRSGQQA, encoded by the coding sequence GTGATCGACGGTTTCGGCACCCGGACCACGGGCGGCACGCCCGCCTTGACCTACCTCGACTCCGGCGGTGCCGCTCGGGCCGGTGTGCTGTTGCTACACAGCCTCGGCACCGACCACCGGCTGTGGACGGCGTGCGCGCAGGCGCTGGCCGCCGAGCACCGGGTGCTCGTCCCCGACACCCGCGGGCACGGCGGCTCCGCGTGGGCCGCGCCGCTCTCGGTCGGCGACTGGGTGTCCGATGTGGAGCGCGTGCGCGCCGACGCGGGACTGAACCAGGTGACGCTGGTCGGGCTGTCGATGGGCGGTGTACAGGCCATCGGCTACGCGGCCCGGCACCCGGAACGCGTCACGGCGCTGGTGATCGCCGACAGCTTCGCCGAGCTGGACCCGGAACCGGCGCGGGTGAAGGCGTCCGGGCTCGCGAGCCGGGTCGGTGACATGGCCGCGCTGGCGGAGTTCTACGTGTCGAGCACCTTCACCGTCGACCCGCTGCCGGACACCGCCGAGTCGGTCCGGTCCGCCATCGCGGGTATGCGGCCCGCCGCGTACGCGGCGTCCGCCGAGACCTGCTTCGGTGCCCGGCTCGACCACGTGCTCGCCGGCATCACGGCGCCGGCCCTGGTGCTGTGGGGCGAGCGGGACGCGAAGACGCCGCGTGAGCTGAGTGACCGGATCGCCGAGCGGATACCGAAGGCGCGGTTCGCCGTGGTACCGGACGCCGGGCACCTGTCCGTCCTGGAAAACCCCCGGGAGTTCACGCGCCTGACGCGTGGGTTCCTCGCCGAAGTGGGAGAAGGAGGTGGCCGCAGTGGGCAGCAGGCATGA